The following proteins come from a genomic window of Helicobacter canadensis MIT 98-5491:
- a CDS encoding chemotaxis protein, producing MSNLEKNDTLKIGTNEMELVDFRIYKVEKGKIYEGVYGINVAKVNEIIRLPELTELPGVPEYIEGIFDLRGVVIPVINLAKWMNVETPKNKKIKPRVIIAEFNNIMIGFIVHEAKRIRRISWKDIEPAHFSSSAHDNLDKSRVTGVTRIEGDQVLLILDLESIVQDLGFYHPEISSDHTYNKFDGLALILDDSSIARKIIKDFLEKMGFSVIEANDGADGLQKLEKLYENYKENLTKQLKIIISDIEMPQMDGFHFAAKVKEDPRFSKIPIIFSSSISDQFSESRGKEAGAESYLVKFDGNKFHEEVSRIVSKYNQELENA from the coding sequence GTGTCAAATCTTGAAAAAAATGATACTTTAAAAATTGGCACCAATGAAATGGAATTGGTCGATTTTAGAATCTATAAAGTCGAAAAAGGTAAGATTTATGAAGGAGTTTATGGTATTAATGTTGCTAAAGTCAATGAAATCATACGCTTACCAGAGCTTACCGAACTCCCAGGAGTACCGGAATATATTGAGGGAATTTTTGACTTACGGGGTGTAGTAATACCTGTAATTAATCTTGCAAAATGGATGAATGTTGAAACCCCTAAAAATAAAAAAATCAAACCACGCGTTATTATTGCAGAATTTAATAATATTATGATTGGTTTTATTGTGCATGAAGCTAAGAGAATTCGTCGTATTAGCTGGAAAGATATCGAACCTGCACATTTTAGTTCTTCTGCTCACGATAATTTAGATAAAAGCAGAGTAACAGGTGTTACAAGGATTGAAGGTGATCAAGTTTTACTCATTCTTGATTTAGAAAGTATTGTGCAAGATTTAGGTTTTTATCACCCAGAAATCAGCTCAGATCACACTTATAATAAATTTGATGGATTAGCACTCATCTTGGATGATAGCTCTATAGCAAGAAAGATCATAAAAGATTTTTTAGAAAAAATGGGTTTTAGCGTTATTGAAGCAAATGATGGAGCAGATGGATTACAAAAATTAGAAAAATTATATGAAAATTATAAAGAAAATCTCACCAAACAACTAAAAATTATCATCTCTGATATTGAGATGCCGCAAATGGATGGTTTTCACTTTGCTGCTAAAGTCAAAGAAGATCCAAGATTCTCAAAAATTCCTATTATTTTTAGTTCTTCAATTAGCGATCAATTTAGTGAAAGTCGCGGAAAAGAAGCGGGTGCAGAATCGTATCTTGTTAAATTTGATGGAAATAAATTCCATGAAGAAGTCTCTCGAATTGTTAGCAAATACAATCAAGAATTAGAAAATGCTTAA
- the argC gene encoding N-acetyl-gamma-glutamyl-phosphate reductase has translation MKIKVGIVGVSGYTGLELVKILINHPIFDLHTLCATESCSDITLLHPSLKNTLSMPILEARIEQIAKECELVFLALPHQKAMEYVKALSVKNIKIVDLSADYRLSAEKYEESYCPHLDKENLKNAVYGLPEYNRNLIKNTNLVANPGCYPTASLLAILPFISHLDSSQTLYIDAKSGVSGAGKKLTQTSHFVTINENLFAYSPITHRHCPEISEQIKKIGKIDFKTLFVPHLIPITRGMLVSIYAKLKEEIDPLEILQQHYKDEFFVRISKNCVQIKNVAGTHFCDIYAKNDGKDLFINSSIDNLLRGASSQAVANANLMFDLDEKLGLPQIAYIP, from the coding sequence ATGAAAATTAAAGTTGGAATAGTTGGTGTTAGTGGATATACCGGCTTAGAACTTGTTAAGATTTTAATTAATCATCCTATTTTTGATCTCCATACGCTCTGTGCTACAGAAAGTTGCAGCGATATTACATTATTGCACCCTTCTTTAAAAAATACTCTTAGTATGCCAATTTTAGAAGCCAGAATCGAGCAAATCGCAAAAGAGTGCGAATTAGTTTTTTTGGCTCTCCCGCACCAAAAGGCAATGGAATATGTCAAGGCACTCTCTGTGAAAAATATTAAAATTGTAGATTTATCTGCAGATTATCGTTTATCGGCTGAAAAATATGAAGAATCTTACTGCCCTCATTTAGATAAAGAAAATCTCAAAAATGCAGTGTATGGATTACCCGAATACAATCGCAACTTAATTAAAAACACTAATCTCGTAGCTAATCCAGGGTGCTATCCAACTGCCTCATTGTTAGCTATTTTACCTTTCATTTCTCATTTAGATTCTTCACAAACGCTTTATATTGATGCTAAAAGTGGCGTAAGTGGAGCTGGAAAAAAACTTACTCAAACTTCACATTTTGTTACCATCAATGAGAATCTCTTTGCTTACTCCCCCATTACTCATCGCCATTGCCCTGAAATTAGCGAACAAATTAAAAAAATTGGCAAAATTGATTTCAAAACTCTTTTTGTTCCTCATCTTATCCCTATCACACGAGGCATGTTAGTTTCTATTTATGCAAAACTCAAAGAAGAAATTGATCCTCTAGAGATTCTCCAACAACACTATAAAGATGAGTTCTTTGTTCGTATTAGTAAAAATTGTGTGCAAATTAAAAATGTCGCTGGAACGCATTTTTGCGATATTTATGCTAAAAATGATGGAAAAGACTTATTTATTAACTCTAGCATTGATAATCTTTTGCGTGGTGCTAGTTCTCAAGCTGTCGCAAATGCAAATTTAATGTTTGACTTAGATGAAAAACTAGGTTTACCGCAAATCGCCTATATTCCATAA
- the thiS gene encoding sulfur carrier protein ThiS, with amino-acid sequence MELKLNGQFIATHSKNLLELLKEYKIEQKSVAIAVNLEVIKQDQWKNYTLKNGDVIECFTFLGGG; translated from the coding sequence ATGGAATTAAAGCTTAATGGTCAATTCATCGCCACTCATTCTAAGAATCTTTTGGAATTATTAAAAGAATATAAAATTGAACAAAAAAGCGTTGCTATTGCAGTTAATCTCGAAGTTATCAAACAAGATCAATGGAAAAATTACACACTTAAAAATGGAGATGTTATTGAATGCTTTACCTTTTTGGGTGGAGGTTGA
- the glmU gene encoding bifunctional UDP-N-acetylglucosamine diphosphorylase/glucosamine-1-phosphate N-acetyltransferase GlmU — translation METSQLSIVILAAGKGTRMKSQTPKVLHQICGKEMLYYTIKESLKLSNDVSVVLGYEANKIKETMEKYFSDKISFIFQDTETYPGTGGALKNYQPKYQKILVLNGDMPLIQANELQQFINAKGDIIMSVIDLPNTNGYGRVVIQDNQVQAIIEEKDANPEILALSTLNAGVYCFKSEILQTYLPKLQNNNAQKEYYLTDIITLAKQDSKIITPLFVELENFKGVNDKADLADAEIILGNQIKKTLMKQGVIMRLPHTIYIEEGVKFKGECIIENGVSLCGDTEIINSHIKSHSIIESSYIENSDVGPMAHLRPQSVLKNTHIGNFVEVKKSTLNGIKAGHLSYLGDCEIDEGTNIGAGFITCNYNGKAKFQTKIGKNVFIGSDSQAVAPIIIEDNCIIGAGSTIRENIKQGELFLTKGEKIRKEGFFYKFFSKKT, via the coding sequence ATGGAAACCTCTCAATTATCAATTGTTATTTTAGCTGCAGGCAAAGGAACGCGTATGAAATCGCAAACTCCAAAAGTTTTGCATCAAATTTGCGGCAAAGAAATGCTTTATTACACTATTAAAGAATCGCTGAAACTTAGCAATGATGTAAGTGTTGTGTTAGGCTATGAAGCAAACAAAATTAAAGAAACTATGGAAAAATATTTTTCAGATAAAATCAGTTTTATCTTTCAAGACACAGAAACCTACCCTGGGACAGGAGGAGCACTCAAAAACTACCAACCAAAATATCAAAAAATTCTTGTTTTAAATGGTGATATGCCTCTCATTCAAGCCAATGAATTACAACAATTTATTAACGCTAAAGGTGATATTATTATGAGCGTTATAGATTTGCCAAACACTAATGGTTATGGTCGCGTTGTAATACAAGACAATCAAGTTCAAGCCATTATTGAAGAAAAAGATGCTAATCCAGAAATTCTAGCCTTAAGCACTCTAAATGCTGGAGTATATTGCTTTAAAAGCGAAATTTTACAAACTTATCTGCCTAAACTTCAAAACAATAATGCACAAAAAGAGTATTATCTCACCGATATTATCACTTTAGCTAAACAAGATTCCAAAATCATCACTCCTTTATTTGTAGAATTAGAAAATTTTAAAGGCGTAAATGATAAGGCGGATTTAGCTGATGCTGAAATAATTCTAGGTAACCAAATCAAAAAAACACTAATGAAACAAGGCGTAATAATGCGACTACCACACACAATTTATATCGAAGAAGGGGTTAAATTTAAAGGGGAATGCATTATTGAAAATGGAGTTAGCCTCTGTGGAGATACAGAAATTATTAACTCCCATATCAAATCCCATAGCATCATTGAATCAAGCTATATTGAAAATAGCGATGTTGGTCCTATGGCACATTTACGTCCACAAAGCGTTTTAAAAAACACTCACATCGGAAATTTTGTCGAAGTCAAAAAATCCACACTCAATGGAATCAAAGCAGGTCATTTAAGTTATCTTGGGGATTGCGAGATTGATGAGGGGACAAATATTGGAGCTGGCTTTATTACTTGCAATTATAATGGAAAGGCAAAATTTCAAACCAAAATCGGAAAAAATGTATTTATTGGTAGTGATTCCCAAGCTGTTGCACCTATCATTATTGAAGATAATTGCATTATTGGTGCAGGAAGCACAATAAGAGAAAATATCAAGCAAGGCGAGTTATTCTTAACTAAAGGAGAAAAAATCAGAAAAGAAGGTTTCTTTTATAAATTTTTCAGCAAAAAAACATAA
- a CDS encoding motility protein A — MDLATVIGMSLSFILIGTAMMLGVGIGPYIDIPSALITIGGSITSLFIGYKMENVKKIFTYFLVAFKPQTFDVLGLVKKLVDYSTQARRDGILSLEQQSNQEENDFLKRGLNMAIDGAEPDSIRSLLEMDLDRTLERHKANAGIFDTWAAYAGAYGMLGTLIGLVAMLLNMSDPSSIGPAMAVALITTLYGSMVGNIVGSPIANILNIRANDEALVKLMIIEGIMSIQAGDNPRALEAKLLTFLPPNQRVSQFE; from the coding sequence ATGGATTTAGCAACTGTTATTGGTATGTCTTTGTCTTTTATTTTGATTGGAACAGCGATGATGCTTGGGGTGGGAATTGGTCCTTATATTGATATTCCATCAGCACTAATTACCATTGGAGGTTCGATTACAAGTTTGTTTATCGGCTACAAGATGGAGAATGTAAAGAAGATTTTCACTTACTTTCTTGTTGCGTTTAAACCACAAACTTTTGATGTTCTAGGATTGGTTAAAAAATTAGTTGATTATTCTACTCAGGCAAGACGCGATGGTATTTTGTCTTTAGAGCAACAATCCAATCAAGAAGAAAATGATTTTTTAAAACGCGGTTTGAATATGGCAATTGATGGTGCAGAGCCAGATAGCATTCGAAGTTTATTAGAAATGGATTTGGATCGAACTTTGGAGAGACATAAGGCAAATGCGGGAATTTTTGATACTTGGGCGGCATATGCTGGAGCTTATGGGATGCTTGGAACATTGATTGGTTTGGTGGCAATGTTGCTTAATATGTCGGATCCTAGCTCTATTGGTCCTGCGATGGCGGTTGCTTTGATTACAACTCTTTATGGTTCGATGGTTGGGAATATTGTTGGTTCTCCTATAGCAAATATTTTAAATATAAGAGCCAATGATGAGGCTTTAGTAAAATTGATGATTATTGAGGGGATTATGTCTATTCAAGCAGGGGATAATCCACGCGCGTTAGAGGCAAAACTTTTAACTTTTTTACCTCCAAATCAACGCGTTAGTCAATTTGAATAA
- a CDS encoding flagellar motor protein MotB, translating into MAKRCPSCDCPQVMPLWLGTYGDMVTLILTFFILLLTMVTFDAKKLTEAEGSIRGSLSVLSGGIKIEESRNRILQQADITTDPETAEQIIKVQSEILEFKEDARVSLGPSVVEDDGKEGFILRFHGRLLFDEEKTAIENADEILFLKRLALILQKMPQTMHLDIIGYADNVEGKPNLKYQDSLGLSALRASNVAKILIENQVNPQKITSLGGGATNFLLPNTNAENRAQNRRVEFHFYPQDRHLHRVQNVLDKTKEQKLYEQSQKNAPTALQNNEN; encoded by the coding sequence ATGGCAAAACGTTGTCCTTCCTGTGATTGTCCTCAAGTAATGCCTTTATGGCTTGGGACTTATGGGGATATGGTTACACTTATCCTAACTTTTTTTATTCTTTTATTAACTATGGTTACTTTTGATGCTAAAAAACTAACAGAGGCAGAGGGGAGTATTCGCGGTAGTTTAAGTGTGCTATCTGGAGGGATTAAAATTGAAGAGAGCAGGAATCGAATCTTGCAGCAAGCAGATATTACCACTGATCCAGAAACTGCAGAACAAATAATAAAAGTGCAAAGTGAAATTCTAGAGTTCAAAGAAGATGCGAGAGTATCTTTAGGACCTTCTGTAGTTGAAGATGATGGAAAAGAGGGATTTATTTTGCGTTTCCATGGTCGATTGCTTTTTGATGAAGAAAAGACAGCTATTGAGAATGCTGATGAGATTTTATTTTTAAAGCGATTAGCTTTAATTTTGCAGAAAATGCCCCAAACAATGCATTTAGATATTATTGGATATGCTGATAATGTAGAGGGAAAGCCTAATTTAAAATATCAAGATAGTTTAGGATTAAGTGCTTTGAGGGCTTCAAATGTCGCTAAAATTCTTATTGAAAATCAAGTTAATCCACAAAAAATAACTTCACTAGGTGGAGGAGCAACTAATTTTTTATTGCCTAACACCAATGCAGAGAATCGTGCACAAAATCGTCGGGTAGAATTTCATTTTTATCCACAAGATAGGCATTTGCATCGAGTGCAAAATGTATTAGATAAAACAAAAGAGCAAAAGCTTTATGAGCAATCTCAAAAAAATGCCCCAACAGCATTGCAAAATAATGAAAATTAA
- the fliP gene encoding flagellar type III secretion system pore protein FliP (The bacterial flagellar biogenesis protein FliP forms a type III secretion system (T3SS)-type pore required for flagellar assembly.) gives MACFIVVAFSAPPELPQSPTIPTIDLTLSGPNEPADLVAILNIVVVLTLLVLAPSLILMATSFARLLIVFSFLRTALGTQQSPPTQLLVSFALILTMFIMEPVFKEGYEQGVKPYVAKEISYQEAFVRASQPFKDFMIRNTRPKDLALFYRIRGMENPQTAQDVPFTIALPAFIISEMKTAFQIGFLLYLPFLVIDMVISSILMAMGMMMLPPTMISLPFKILIFILVDGFNLLTMNLVESFR, from the coding sequence ATGGCTTGTTTTATTGTTGTGGCGTTTTCAGCTCCGCCAGAATTACCGCAAAGTCCAACTATCCCAACAATTGATTTAACGCTTAGTGGTCCTAACGAACCAGCAGATTTGGTTGCTATTTTAAATATTGTTGTTGTTTTAACTTTGCTTGTTTTAGCGCCTTCATTGATTTTAATGGCAACAAGTTTTGCTAGGCTATTGATTGTTTTTTCATTTTTACGCACAGCATTAGGAACACAACAATCTCCCCCCACGCAATTACTTGTTTCTTTTGCTTTGATTTTGACTATGTTTATTATGGAGCCAGTATTTAAAGAGGGATATGAGCAAGGTGTAAAACCTTATGTGGCAAAAGAAATTTCTTATCAAGAAGCTTTTGTGCGAGCTTCTCAACCTTTTAAAGATTTTATGATACGCAATACTCGCCCCAAAGATTTAGCGTTATTTTATCGAATTAGAGGAATGGAGAATCCGCAAACTGCACAAGATGTGCCTTTTACTATTGCATTACCGGCTTTTATTATTAGCGAAATGAAGACGGCTTTTCAAATAGGCTTTTTGCTTTATTTGCCCTTTTTGGTAATAGATATGGTAATTAGTTCGATTCTTATGGCAATGGGTATGATGATGTTGCCTCCCACAATGATTTCATTACCTTTTAAGATTCTAATTTTTATTTTGGTTGATGGGTTTAATTTACTTACAATGAATCTAGTAGAGAGTTTTCGCTAG
- the trmA gene encoding tRNA (uridine(54)-C5)-methyltransferase TrmA, producing MVCVYLGVCGGCSILEECSLESKVDYAKQLLGINQCDIVSLRQDSFRARCELGIFFKDDKINYAMRKGKQFVCIENCCNLLESLQKFLPVLKKKLNQEFFKDFRQKLFAIEVLSTQNDEILLTLIYHKKLNETWLENAKELKKALQEFRVEIIGRSKGVKLIVEKDYVVEKLEIDGKKYYYRYDEGAFTQPNPKINEKMIEWVLQNISQSKGDLLEMYCGCGNFTIPLSQKFRKVLATEISKVSIRAAKFACQRNGCNNITFVRLSGQECIEAIEGIRKFNRLEQINLEEYDFSMILVDPPRGGLGEEVCRFLQNFSSILYISCNPLSLAKDLKILSQTHRIVKAAFFDQFPHTSHLETGILLQKVDSNS from the coding sequence GTGGTCTGTGTATATCTTGGGGTTTGCGGTGGTTGCAGTATTTTAGAAGAATGTAGCTTAGAATCTAAAGTTGATTATGCAAAGCAGCTTTTAGGAATCAATCAATGCGATATTGTCAGTTTAAGGCAAGATTCTTTTAGGGCTCGTTGTGAGCTTGGAATCTTTTTTAAAGATGATAAAATAAATTATGCGATGCGTAAAGGTAAGCAATTTGTTTGCATTGAGAATTGTTGTAATTTATTAGAATCTTTGCAGAAATTTTTGCCTGTTTTGAAAAAGAAATTAAATCAAGAGTTTTTTAAAGATTTTAGACAGAAACTTTTTGCCATAGAAGTGCTTAGCACTCAAAATGATGAAATTTTACTTACACTTATCTACCATAAAAAGCTTAATGAAACTTGGTTAGAAAATGCTAAAGAGTTAAAAAAAGCTTTGCAAGAATTTCGAGTGGAAATTATAGGGCGTAGCAAGGGTGTTAAGTTGATTGTAGAGAAGGATTATGTTGTCGAGAAATTAGAAATTGATGGAAAAAAGTATTATTATCGTTACGATGAAGGGGCTTTTACTCAACCTAATCCAAAAATCAATGAAAAGATGATTGAATGGGTGTTACAAAATATTTCACAGAGCAAGGGGGATTTGCTTGAAATGTATTGTGGTTGTGGTAATTTTACAATTCCACTTTCTCAAAAATTTAGAAAAGTTCTTGCCACAGAAATTTCTAAAGTTTCTATACGGGCAGCAAAATTTGCTTGCCAACGAAATGGGTGTAATAATATTACTTTTGTTCGTTTGAGTGGTCAAGAGTGTATAGAAGCAATAGAAGGGATAAGAAAATTTAATCGTTTAGAGCAGATTAATCTAGAAGAATATGACTTTTCTATGATTTTAGTTGATCCTCCAAGAGGGGGATTGGGAGAAGAAGTGTGTCGATTCTTGCAGAATTTTTCATCGATACTTTATATTTCTTGCAATCCTTTAAGTCTTGCTAAAGACTTAAAGATTCTAAGTCAGACACATAGGATTGTTAAAGCGGCTTTTTTTGATCAATTTCCCCATACTTCTCACTTGGAGACAGGCATTTTATTGCAAAAAGTAGATTCTAATTCATAA
- a CDS encoding cysteine ABC transporter substrate-binding protein gives MKKIFLIVMLGFLGLGLVGCGEAQQNASNSLEAIKQKGVITIGVFSDKPPFGFINKEGGNDGFDVQVSRQIAKDLLGDSSKVKFELVEAASRVEFLKSGKVDVIMANFTKTPEREAVVDFALPYMKVALGVVSKDGAIKSIEDLKGKKLIVNKGTTADFYFSKNHPEIELLKYDQNTETFLALKDGRGDALAHDNLLVFAWAKENPGFEVGITKLGNEDVIAPAVKKGDKELLEWLNKEIDTLNKNGFMKEAYQETLAPIYGEDNLNSVLFVE, from the coding sequence ATGAAAAAAATATTTTTGATTGTAATGCTTGGATTTTTAGGTCTTGGATTAGTTGGTTGCGGAGAAGCACAACAAAATGCAAGTAATAGCCTAGAAGCTATCAAGCAAAAAGGTGTGATTACAATAGGAGTCTTTAGTGATAAACCGCCTTTTGGTTTTATTAATAAAGAAGGTGGAAATGATGGATTTGATGTGCAAGTTTCTAGACAAATAGCAAAAGATTTATTAGGTGATTCTAGTAAAGTGAAATTTGAGCTTGTCGAGGCAGCTAGTCGTGTTGAATTTCTAAAAAGCGGGAAAGTTGATGTCATTATGGCGAATTTCACAAAAACTCCTGAGAGAGAAGCAGTGGTAGATTTTGCTTTACCTTATATGAAAGTGGCGTTAGGTGTGGTTTCTAAAGATGGAGCAATTAAAAGTATTGAAGATTTAAAAGGTAAAAAACTTATCGTCAATAAAGGAACAACTGCGGATTTTTATTTCAGCAAGAATCATCCTGAAATTGAGCTTTTAAAATATGATCAAAATACAGAAACTTTTCTAGCTTTAAAAGATGGCAGAGGAGATGCTTTGGCACATGATAATCTTTTAGTTTTTGCATGGGCAAAAGAAAATCCTGGATTTGAGGTTGGAATCACAAAGCTTGGTAATGAGGATGTGATTGCTCCTGCAGTGAAAAAAGGAGATAAGGAATTGTTAGAATGGCTTAATAAAGAAATTGATACGCTCAATAAAAATGGTTTTATGAAAGAAGCTTATCAAGAGACTTTAGCTCCTATTTATGGAGAAGACAATCTTAATTCTGTTTTATTTGTAGAGTAA
- the nth gene encoding endonuclease III, whose translation MQNKKIKKATKKEIQTIKALFLEHYKNAKTELIYRNDYELLIAVMLSAQCTDKRVNLITPALFDQYPTPQDLKDAPLEDIKNLIKSCSFFNNKATNLKAMAKEVCEKFDGVIPLDREALKSLPGVGQKTANVVLIESKEANFIAVDTHVFRVSHRLGLSNANTPLKTEEDLTKIFADNLATLHQAMVLFGRYICKALNPQCQNCFLSHLCKSKMSYKC comes from the coding sequence ATGCAAAATAAAAAAATAAAAAAAGCTACAAAAAAGGAAATTCAAACCATTAAAGCTCTTTTTTTAGAGCACTACAAGAATGCCAAAACAGAATTAATTTATCGCAATGATTATGAATTGCTCATTGCCGTGATGCTTTCAGCACAATGCACTGATAAGCGTGTCAATCTCATTACTCCAGCACTTTTTGATCAATACCCAACTCCACAAGATCTAAAAGATGCCCCTTTAGAAGATATTAAAAACTTAATTAAAAGTTGCTCATTTTTTAACAATAAGGCTACTAATCTCAAAGCAATGGCAAAAGAAGTTTGCGAAAAATTTGATGGGGTAATTCCACTTGATAGAGAAGCACTCAAAAGTCTTCCAGGCGTGGGACAAAAGACTGCTAATGTAGTCTTAATTGAATCTAAAGAGGCTAATTTTATCGCTGTTGATACGCATGTTTTTAGAGTTTCTCATCGCTTAGGATTAAGCAATGCTAACACACCTTTAAAAACAGAAGAAGATTTAACGAAAATTTTTGCGGATAATCTTGCTACTTTGCACCAAGCCATGGTGCTTTTTGGAAGATATATTTGCAAAGCACTTAATCCGCAGTGCCAAAACTGCTTCTTAAGTCATCTTTGCAAAAGTAAAATGTCTTACAAATGTTAA